Proteins from one Vibrio pomeroyi genomic window:
- a CDS encoding TcfC E-set like domain-containing protein, whose amino-acid sequence MFFNISESTEVKWHCKIMPPVSFTYRIAIICILTTFFSGEIFASNEELTLAGDYQIKVPKGFELVNESQVKSPVVVYFLGEPLDSGYLIVNNDNSKTFESMSLSQLELDVGESISCKGINDIKNSLIYDLCAYSRNSEGAELKLVQQYEISRGKYLVLLADDWILENYLKEKNNPILDEKYRLSNYTTNNQYLTSNATSISGRIGYRATASHDDQDNVVSSVSFPSIFSYKNTQLLFQPTLQKDKYNSKFALDQLNTSNVSDNFKYEFGFKSNSNNNVTNLGLGLLDNVGVIGGWFSNTDSALKIKSNNNFGYGEPLVVYMPFQGTIEVFMKDRLIYTKQTSAGRQVISLEELPLGNYDVRIDRKSVDGIKIEPLFDTVNKSSQLGENFSLAIGLGSKEYSSSNVFGKDFSSTEPYFGVNYSKRLSKKLDGIVTANVLGGETSLLSNIKYAVTPRFGLGLTVEFDPKNLDWATQTRTNFTLPNIAGNDLSSSVYFRNIKKNDRYSASLLANTLMSVRNVDWLNTVGLNGVYNIYGNSNGNIKNNDSYKELNFVSSSHLNIFNLPLNLSFSIGTSSSDDLRGNLSLSLALASKANKQKQTYYFNGGYSYSNENANTVDVSGRVKGDGYDYSAIGQVGKDTKTFGLNGSVDNSAFKSSFGLYRSNRKGEAGWSGNESLNLSGNVYFSGNEFLFDSEQYDAGILLETNNSEKEDYDSELYASSQNEKTVKLNGIGKTLIPVRPFSEGNVLINGTNSFASNDTLSYSFFPGNFAYENIDIMKRVGITGYIKNNALNSTGEDGEQYFVDNGSEIRRMYQGSKGENVLYFDSMLILGSENIISNNIQVVDKDMKKVCQLEIDDINVTKKAIKEGYMYVGQTTCQ is encoded by the coding sequence ATGTTTTTTAATATAAGCGAATCAACCGAAGTTAAGTGGCATTGTAAAATAATGCCTCCAGTAAGTTTTACGTATAGAATAGCAATCATCTGTATATTAACGACTTTTTTTTCAGGCGAAATTTTTGCTAGTAATGAGGAATTAACATTAGCAGGAGACTATCAAATTAAAGTTCCTAAAGGATTTGAATTAGTTAATGAATCACAAGTAAAGAGTCCGGTAGTTGTTTATTTTCTGGGGGAACCGTTGGATAGTGGTTATTTGATTGTCAATAATGACAATTCAAAAACATTTGAGTCGATGAGTTTGAGTCAACTCGAACTTGACGTTGGTGAGTCTATAAGCTGTAAAGGCATCAATGATATAAAAAATTCATTGATATATGATCTTTGCGCGTACTCTCGTAACTCTGAAGGAGCAGAGTTAAAGTTAGTTCAGCAATACGAAATATCTAGAGGTAAATATTTAGTTTTGCTAGCAGATGACTGGATATTAGAGAATTATCTTAAGGAAAAAAATAATCCGATTTTAGATGAAAAATACCGACTATCTAATTATACAACGAATAACCAGTATCTAACAAGCAACGCTACTAGCATTAGTGGTCGTATAGGCTACAGGGCAACTGCTTCTCATGATGATCAGGATAACGTTGTGTCTTCTGTTAGTTTTCCCAGTATATTTTCTTACAAAAATACACAACTACTATTTCAACCAACACTTCAAAAAGATAAATATAATAGTAAGTTTGCATTAGACCAGTTGAATACAAGCAATGTAAGTGACAATTTTAAATATGAATTTGGTTTCAAATCAAATTCGAATAACAACGTAACTAATTTGGGGTTGGGACTATTAGATAATGTGGGTGTAATTGGAGGATGGTTCTCAAATACTGACAGCGCTTTGAAAATAAAATCAAATAATAACTTCGGATATGGTGAACCTTTGGTCGTTTATATGCCTTTTCAAGGAACTATAGAAGTGTTTATGAAGGACCGATTAATTTATACCAAACAAACTAGTGCTGGAAGACAAGTCATATCGTTAGAAGAACTACCTTTAGGGAACTATGATGTAAGGATAGATAGAAAATCAGTTGATGGGATCAAAATAGAACCACTTTTCGATACGGTAAACAAGAGCAGTCAGTTGGGTGAGAATTTTTCATTGGCCATTGGTTTAGGCAGTAAAGAATATAGTTCCAGCAATGTTTTTGGGAAAGATTTCTCGTCGACAGAGCCTTATTTTGGCGTCAATTACTCAAAAAGATTATCAAAAAAATTAGATGGTATTGTTACTGCTAATGTCCTTGGAGGTGAGACGAGTTTACTTTCTAATATTAAGTATGCTGTAACCCCAAGGTTTGGGCTAGGACTTACAGTTGAGTTTGATCCAAAGAATCTAGATTGGGCCACACAGACACGAACTAACTTTACCTTACCAAACATAGCGGGGAATGATTTAAGTTCTAGTGTATATTTTAGAAATATAAAAAAGAACGATCGATACTCTGCGTCATTATTAGCGAATACGTTAATGTCTGTAAGGAATGTCGATTGGCTTAATACTGTGGGCTTGAATGGAGTCTATAATATATATGGTAATTCAAATGGAAATATTAAAAATAACGACTCATATAAGGAATTAAACTTCGTTTCTTCTAGTCACCTAAATATATTTAATCTGCCATTAAATCTGTCTTTTTCAATAGGTACATCTTCTAGTGATGATTTGCGCGGGAACCTTTCTCTTTCATTGGCACTTGCTTCAAAGGCTAATAAGCAAAAACAGACATATTATTTTAATGGTGGTTACTCTTATTCCAACGAGAATGCTAACACAGTAGATGTAAGTGGACGAGTAAAAGGTGATGGGTACGATTACTCTGCCATTGGGCAAGTAGGGAAAGACACTAAAACGTTTGGGTTAAATGGTTCTGTAGACAATAGCGCGTTCAAAAGTAGTTTTGGATTATACAGGTCTAATAGGAAAGGTGAGGCAGGTTGGTCAGGTAATGAATCTTTAAACTTGAGTGGCAATGTTTACTTTTCTGGAAATGAATTTTTATTCGATAGTGAACAATATGATGCAGGAATTTTATTAGAGACAAATAATAGTGAGAAAGAGGATTATGACTCTGAATTATATGCGAGTAGTCAAAATGAAAAAACTGTTAAGTTAAATGGTATAGGGAAGACTCTGATTCCAGTTCGGCCTTTTAGCGAAGGGAACGTTTTGATTAATGGTACAAATTCATTTGCTAGTAATGACACCTTAAGTTATAGCTTTTTCCCTGGGAATTTCGCCTATGAGAACATCGATATCATGAAAAGAGTAGGGATAACAGGTTATATAAAAAATAATGCACTAAATAGTACTGGGGAAGACGGAGAGCAATACTTTGTAGACAACGGGAGCGAGATTAGACGTATGTATCAAGGTAGCAAAGGTGAGAATGTTCTCTATTTTGACTCAATGCTAATATTAGGTTCAGAAAATATAATTTCAAATAATATTCAAGTAGTTGATAAGGATATGAAAAAAGTTTGTCAACTTGAAATTGATGATATAAATGTGACTAAAAAAGCAATCAAAGAAGGATATATGTATGTTGGTCAGACCACCTGTCAATAG
- a CDS encoding EAL domain-containing protein — translation MLKIKNLSRGKFLLLESDSNKVYATFHNKYQDIVSFNGDTVATEVLSRVKFADGKEVSSEVFFRLVDDSIVKDLIIHQITFSYEGERTSFNKSLFTFNVNASCLEDTEFIEKLTKLDVSVFALEVNGSLASSLSELAVGNINKLRARGHEVWLDDYFSLSDSCNVRILDSIKWDVVKIDKSLFLLDECYPGELVRLVNRLLLDYEAVVVEGVEHLSQAALFKGNDRVFLQGYLYSACLYYDDWLHLNSRNLNNQ, via the coding sequence ATGCTAAAAATAAAAAATCTGTCGAGAGGGAAATTTTTGTTATTAGAGTCAGACTCTAACAAGGTTTATGCTACGTTTCATAATAAATATCAAGATATAGTATCTTTTAATGGAGATACAGTTGCTACTGAAGTTCTCTCTAGAGTCAAGTTTGCTGATGGTAAAGAAGTATCAAGTGAGGTTTTTTTTAGATTGGTTGATGACAGTATTGTAAAAGATTTGATTATACATCAAATCACCTTTAGTTATGAAGGTGAACGAACCAGTTTTAATAAAAGCCTTTTCACCTTTAATGTTAACGCATCATGCTTGGAAGATACCGAATTTATTGAAAAGTTAACTAAGTTGGATGTTTCAGTCTTCGCTTTGGAAGTCAACGGAAGCCTAGCTAGTTCCTTGAGCGAACTAGCAGTTGGTAATATTAATAAACTACGAGCTAGAGGACATGAGGTTTGGTTAGATGATTACTTTTCTTTAAGCGATTCATGTAATGTCCGCATATTAGATTCAATTAAATGGGATGTTGTTAAAATTGATAAATCCTTGTTCTTGCTCGATGAATGTTATCCAGGTGAACTAGTAAGGTTGGTAAACAGGTTACTACTTGATTATGAGGCAGTAGTCGTTGAAGGGGTAGAACATCTTTCTCAGGCAGCGTTGTTCAAAGGTAACGATCGAGTGTTTTTACAAGGCTATTTGTACTCAGCTTGTTTATATTATGATGATTGGTTACATTTAAACTCCAGAAATTTGAACAATCAATAA